From one Herpetosiphon gulosus genomic stretch:
- a CDS encoding endonuclease/exonuclease/phosphatase family protein, with the protein MIKRGLIYLAWLGAVPCSLWSLLRWTAFATTPQGMVLLVFDAWVYASLLPIALLAVSMRRHYLLGVLSLNLLVVLGLYGGRWLPQSANLTPHDLRIMTWNVFYNTQDIDGLAATIRQQQPDIVVLQEYNFQLDPQLPEALEDLYPYAALDPHSGAGGLATLSRWPVRELAPVARGVDSCGCQYLEIATPKGPTRLINTHPHIPLASFKGIYTKTQQDPTFDHLLKLIADQSQPLILAGDLNTTERQPNYLRLRQQLGDAYQQKGWGLGYTFPSNGTIPKAVRLDYIMPNVHWQPLRAWNGTANLSDHGFVVADLQRSAE; encoded by the coding sequence ATGATCAAACGTGGCTTGATCTATTTGGCGTGGCTGGGTGCTGTGCCATGCAGTTTGTGGTCGCTTTTACGCTGGACGGCATTCGCAACCACGCCTCAAGGCATGGTACTGCTGGTATTCGATGCCTGGGTTTATGCCAGTTTATTGCCAATTGCGCTGCTGGCGGTGAGCATGCGTCGCCATTATTTATTGGGCGTGCTTAGCCTAAATTTGCTGGTGGTTTTGGGTTTGTATGGCGGGCGCTGGTTGCCCCAATCAGCCAATTTAACCCCCCACGATTTGCGAATTATGACTTGGAATGTGTTCTACAATACCCAAGATATTGATGGCTTGGCCGCGACAATTCGCCAGCAACAGCCTGATATTGTGGTGTTGCAGGAATATAATTTTCAGCTCGACCCGCAACTCCCCGAAGCCTTGGAAGATTTGTACCCTTATGCTGCACTTGATCCCCATTCGGGCGCTGGTGGTTTGGCGACACTTAGCCGCTGGCCAGTGCGCGAGTTGGCTCCAGTAGCTCGCGGAGTTGACAGTTGTGGTTGCCAATATTTAGAAATTGCTACGCCAAAAGGCCCAACCCGTTTGATCAATACTCACCCACATATTCCGCTGGCTAGTTTCAAGGGCATTTACACCAAGACCCAGCAAGACCCAACCTTCGATCATTTGCTGAAATTGATTGCAGACCAAAGCCAACCCTTAATTTTGGCGGGTGATTTGAATACGACTGAACGTCAACCTAATTATTTGCGTTTACGCCAGCAGCTTGGCGATGCCTATCAGCAAAAAGGTTGGGGTTTGGGCTATACTTTTCCGAGCAATGGCACTATTCCCAAAGCAGTGCGCTTGGATTATATTATGCCTAACGTTCATTGGCAGCCCTTGCGAGCTTGGAATGGTACGGCTAATTTGTCTGATCATGGCTTTGTGGTCGCCGATTTGCAGCGATCAGCTGAATAG
- the hemL gene encoding glutamate-1-semialdehyde 2,1-aminomutase: MINDASSAAFERAQALLPGGVNSPVRAFRGVGGVPRFIDHGAGAYLYDIDGNQYIDYVLSWGPLILGHAYPAVVEAICAQAQRGTSFGAPTELESELAELVIAAVPSVEMVRFVSSGTEATMSAIRLARAYTQREKIIKFEGCYHGHADPFLVQAGSGVATLGLPDSPGVLKSATSNTLTAAFNDLEAVEALFKNNTGQVAALVIEPVAGNMGFVLPREGYLAGLRQLCDQHGALLIFDEVMTGFRVAYGGAQAYFNVMPDLTCLGKVVGGGLPAAAYGGRREIMQQVAPAGTMYQAGTLSGNPLAMVAGIVTLREIAKPEVFERLTGVTSTLCQGFWKAAFKNGIPFQAHKAGSMWGFFFAGDEVYDFTSAKKADTAMFGKFFHAMLEQGVYLAPSQFEAAFVSTAHTDELVAQTINAAQAAFASIRG, from the coding sequence GTGATCAATGATGCTTCTAGCGCGGCTTTTGAACGCGCCCAAGCACTTTTACCAGGCGGAGTGAATAGCCCAGTGCGGGCTTTTCGTGGCGTTGGCGGCGTGCCACGCTTTATCGATCATGGCGCAGGAGCCTATCTCTACGACATCGATGGTAATCAATATATCGATTATGTCTTGTCGTGGGGGCCGTTAATCCTGGGCCACGCCTATCCGGCGGTGGTTGAGGCAATTTGTGCCCAAGCCCAACGTGGCACAAGCTTTGGCGCACCAACCGAGCTTGAAAGCGAATTGGCCGAGTTGGTGATCGCCGCCGTGCCAAGTGTCGAGATGGTGCGCTTTGTCTCGTCGGGCACTGAGGCTACGATGAGCGCGATTCGCTTGGCGCGGGCTTACACCCAACGCGAGAAAATTATCAAATTCGAGGGTTGCTATCACGGCCATGCTGACCCATTTTTGGTGCAAGCTGGCTCAGGTGTGGCAACGCTGGGCTTGCCCGATAGCCCAGGCGTGTTGAAAAGCGCTACCAGCAATACTCTGACCGCAGCATTTAACGATCTTGAGGCGGTCGAAGCCTTGTTCAAAAACAATACTGGCCAAGTTGCTGCCTTGGTAATCGAGCCTGTGGCAGGCAATATGGGCTTTGTGCTGCCACGCGAAGGCTATCTTGCAGGTTTGCGCCAACTCTGCGATCAACACGGCGCATTGTTAATTTTCGACGAAGTAATGACTGGTTTTCGCGTGGCCTATGGTGGAGCACAAGCCTACTTCAACGTGATGCCCGATTTGACCTGCTTGGGCAAGGTGGTTGGCGGCGGTTTGCCAGCGGCGGCCTATGGCGGGCGACGCGAAATTATGCAGCAGGTCGCGCCAGCAGGCACAATGTATCAAGCAGGAACACTTTCGGGCAACCCACTGGCGATGGTTGCAGGCATTGTAACGCTGCGCGAAATTGCCAAACCCGAAGTCTTCGAGCGCTTAACTGGCGTAACTTCGACGCTGTGCCAAGGTTTTTGGAAGGCTGCCTTCAAAAATGGTATCCCGTTCCAAGCGCATAAAGCTGGCAGCATGTGGGGCTTCTTCTTTGCTGGCGATGAAGTTTACGATTTTACATCGGCGAAAAAGGCTGATACAGCGATGTTTGGCAAATTCTTCCATGCGATGTTAGAGCAGGGCGTGTATCTCGCGCCATCGCAATTTGAGGCCGCCTTTGTCTCAACGGCTCATACCGACGAGCTAGTCGCCCAAACGATCAATGCTGCTCAAGCGGCTTTTGCCAGCATTCGCGGCTAA
- the hemB gene encoding porphobilinogen synthase, whose translation MSMIESVPTPNRRLRRGRRNATLRRMVRETQLTVDNLIAPLFIVEGQNIRKPISSMPGQFQLSLDQLDTEIAELVAAQIPAVLLFGIPLHKDTQGSSAWDANGPVPSAIRAIKQQAPHLVVIADVCMCEYTDHGHCGILTSGEPETITVDNDPTLELLARASVAYAAAGADVVAPSAMMDGQIAAIRYGLDQAGYHDTIILSYAAKFASAFYGPFREAAESTPQFGDRRSYQMDAANAREAIAETALDVAEGADWLMVKPAGAYLDIIRAVYEEFDLPLAAYQVSGEYAMIKAAAANGWIDEQRVALESLLAIRRAGASMIITYYAKVAAQWLKA comes from the coding sequence ATGAGTATGATTGAAAGCGTGCCAACGCCCAATCGTCGCTTGCGGCGTGGGCGGCGCAACGCCACATTACGGCGCATGGTCCGCGAAACCCAATTAACTGTTGATAATTTAATTGCCCCATTATTTATTGTTGAAGGCCAGAATATTCGCAAGCCGATTAGCTCGATGCCTGGCCAATTTCAACTTTCGCTCGATCAACTTGACACTGAGATCGCTGAACTGGTTGCGGCCCAAATTCCAGCAGTACTGCTTTTTGGCATTCCCTTGCATAAAGATACTCAAGGTAGCTCGGCTTGGGATGCAAATGGCCCTGTTCCTAGCGCAATTCGGGCAATCAAGCAGCAAGCACCGCATTTGGTGGTAATTGCCGATGTTTGTATGTGCGAATATACCGACCACGGCCATTGTGGCATTTTGACCAGCGGCGAGCCAGAAACGATCACCGTTGATAACGACCCAACCTTGGAATTATTAGCCCGCGCCTCGGTCGCTTATGCAGCAGCTGGCGCTGATGTGGTTGCGCCCAGCGCCATGATGGATGGCCAAATCGCCGCAATTCGCTATGGGCTTGATCAAGCAGGCTACCACGACACAATTATTCTGTCGTATGCAGCCAAATTTGCCTCAGCTTTTTATGGTCCCTTCCGCGAAGCCGCCGAATCAACGCCCCAATTTGGTGACCGCCGATCGTACCAAATGGATGCAGCCAACGCCCGCGAAGCAATCGCCGAAACCGCGCTTGATGTCGCCGAGGGAGCCGATTGGCTGATGGTCAAGCCAGCCGGAGCGTATTTGGATATTATTCGGGCAGTGTACGAAGAATTTGATCTGCCACTAGCTGCCTATCAAGTGAGCGGCGAGTATGCCATGATCAAAGCTGCCGCTGCCAACGGCTGGATCGACGAGCAACGGGTAGCGCTCGAAAGTTTGCTGGCAATTCGCCGAGCAGGCGCAAGTATGATCATTACTTATTATGCCAAAGTGGCGGCGCAATGGTTGAAAGCCTAG
- a CDS encoding uroporphyrinogen-III synthase: protein MTMHTPLTGKRIVLTRAREQMTEFAQLLAAHGAETLYCSAIQTLPPDNWQTFDRALSQIEGFDWMIASSTNAVRAFFERYGVLGLPCNALDQLKIAAIGKATAKLLTDFGHAPDFVPHAYVAEQFLVEFQDIAGQRIFLPQADIARPLLREALIERGAEVTAVVAYRTVPDPQVVELAELLRQQQVDVVTFTSSSTVRYTIEALHAAGMRNSQEFLNQTIIATIGPITSQTALDVGLRVDIEAAEHSTQGLVEALLEWAKAEKELA from the coding sequence ATGACGATGCACACACCCTTAACGGGCAAGCGAATTGTGTTGACCCGCGCCCGTGAGCAGATGACCGAGTTCGCCCAACTCTTGGCAGCCCATGGAGCCGAAACGCTCTATTGCTCGGCAATTCAAACCCTACCGCCTGACAATTGGCAAACGTTTGACCGTGCTCTGAGCCAAATCGAAGGCTTCGATTGGATGATCGCTAGCAGCACCAACGCTGTGCGGGCGTTCTTCGAGCGCTATGGCGTGTTAGGGTTGCCCTGCAATGCCTTAGATCAATTGAAAATTGCCGCGATTGGCAAAGCCACCGCCAAATTATTAACTGATTTTGGCCATGCGCCCGATTTTGTGCCGCATGCCTATGTTGCCGAGCAATTTCTGGTCGAATTTCAGGATATTGCCGGTCAACGCATTTTCCTGCCCCAAGCTGATATTGCTCGCCCACTGTTGCGCGAGGCATTAATCGAACGTGGCGCAGAAGTGACAGCGGTGGTGGCCTATCGCACCGTGCCCGATCCACAGGTGGTCGAGTTGGCTGAGCTGTTACGGCAGCAACAGGTTGATGTGGTGACATTTACCTCAAGCTCAACCGTGCGCTACACCATCGAAGCTTTGCATGCAGCAGGTATGCGCAATTCACAAGAATTTTTAAATCAGACAATTATTGCAACAATTGGCCCAATCACGAGCCAAACCGCGCTTGATGTGGGTTTGCGTGTTGATATAGAGGCAGCGGAACATTCAACCCAAGGCTTAGTTGAAGCCCTGCTCGAATGGGCCAAAGCCGAGAAGGAACTGGCATGA
- the hemC gene encoding hydroxymethylbilane synthase, with product MNRLTIGTRKSQLALVQTHAMRDALLAAHPQLTIELEHITTKGDAILDRPLAAIGDKGLFVSEIEDAMRSGKVDLAVHSAKDLPSILAPDMTIAAYPERADPRDVLVGAEGRKLTDLTLGAKVGTSSPRRAAQLRNLRPDLTIIDIRGNVDTRLRKLDQGQYDAIVLAAAGLQRLGLLNRVTQFFEPAEMTPAVSQGILGIEARAGDQRVAELLKVLDHAESRATAEAEKAFLATIGGGCQVAVGAFATYQAGQLRLIGMIGALDGRLVRGELTGSASEPQALGASLAQQLLAQGGRVLL from the coding sequence ATGAATAGATTAACCATTGGAACGCGCAAAAGCCAATTGGCCTTGGTACAAACCCACGCCATGCGCGATGCCCTGTTGGCGGCGCATCCCCAATTAACAATTGAACTCGAACATATCACCACCAAGGGCGATGCAATTTTGGATCGACCGTTGGCAGCGATTGGCGATAAGGGGCTGTTTGTCAGCGAAATTGAGGATGCTATGCGCAGTGGCAAGGTCGATCTGGCGGTGCATAGCGCCAAAGATTTGCCTTCAATTTTAGCGCCCGACATGACGATTGCAGCCTATCCCGAACGGGCCGACCCGCGCGATGTTTTGGTTGGAGCCGAAGGGCGCAAGCTAACCGATTTGACGCTCGGGGCCAAAGTTGGCACGAGCAGCCCACGGCGTGCCGCCCAATTGCGCAATTTACGGCCTGACCTGACAATTATTGATATTCGCGGCAATGTTGATACGCGCTTGCGTAAGCTTGATCAAGGCCAATATGATGCAATTGTTTTGGCAGCAGCAGGCTTGCAACGCTTAGGATTATTGAATCGCGTGACCCAATTTTTCGAGCCAGCCGAAATGACTCCAGCAGTTTCGCAAGGCATTTTGGGCATCGAAGCACGAGCAGGCGATCAACGAGTTGCTGAATTGCTCAAGGTGCTCGATCACGCTGAATCACGGGCGACTGCCGAAGCCGAAAAAGCATTTTTGGCCACCATTGGCGGTGGTTGCCAAGTGGCAGTTGGCGCATTTGCCACCTATCAAGCAGGCCAATTGCGCTTAATCGGCATGATTGGAGCACTGGATGGTCGCTTAGTACGCGGCGAATTAACTGGCAGCGCGAGTGAGCCGCAAGCGCTTGGGGCAAGCTTGGCGCAACAATTATTAGCGCAAGGCGGGCGGGTTTTACTTTAA
- the hemH gene encoding ferrochelatase — protein sequence MSAKTAVLLMAYGTPNRIDEVEQYYINVRGGRMPTPEQVENLSARYRAVGGHTPLTTLTKSVTEQLQAQLDAEFPDQYQVYFGMKYWHPLIPDVVKQIHADGISKVIGLALAPHYSKISIGGYQKQVDRANEEFTTNIELTMINSWQEQPKFRNLIANRISEALAQFPADVRDQVTVLFSAHSLPQRVLAWGDPYPDELLGSAKGIAEMLELPDWRFTYQSQGETGEPWLGPDVLDTLAELAAEGKKYVLQVPFGFVCDHLEILYDIDIEGKHKANELGLQLERIRLLNDDPAFVDLLKTVVTGQ from the coding sequence ATGTCAGCCAAAACAGCAGTCTTGCTGATGGCCTATGGCACGCCCAATCGCATCGATGAAGTTGAGCAATACTACATCAATGTGCGTGGTGGTCGCATGCCAACGCCTGAGCAGGTCGAAAATCTCTCAGCTCGCTATCGAGCAGTTGGTGGTCATACCCCACTGACTACATTAACCAAATCGGTAACTGAGCAGTTGCAAGCGCAGCTTGATGCCGAATTTCCCGATCAATATCAGGTCTATTTTGGAATGAAATATTGGCATCCATTAATTCCCGATGTGGTCAAGCAAATTCATGCTGATGGCATTAGCAAGGTGATTGGGCTTGCGCTCGCGCCGCATTATTCCAAAATCAGCATTGGCGGCTATCAAAAACAAGTTGATCGCGCCAACGAAGAATTTACCACCAACATCGAATTAACCATGATTAATAGCTGGCAGGAGCAACCAAAATTTCGCAATTTGATTGCTAACCGCATCAGCGAGGCCTTAGCCCAATTTCCTGCCGACGTGCGCGATCAAGTGACGGTGTTGTTTAGCGCCCATAGTTTGCCGCAACGGGTTTTGGCGTGGGGCGATCCCTATCCTGACGAGTTGTTGGGTAGCGCCAAAGGCATTGCCGAAATGCTCGAATTACCCGATTGGCGCTTTACCTACCAAAGCCAAGGCGAAACTGGCGAACCATGGCTTGGGCCTGATGTGCTCGATACCTTGGCCGAACTAGCAGCTGAAGGCAAAAAATATGTGCTGCAAGTGCCATTTGGCTTCGTCTGTGATCACCTCGAAATTCTGTATGATATTGATATTGAGGGCAAGCACAAAGCCAACGAATTAGGCTTGCAACTTGAGCGCATTCGGCTGCTCAACGATGATCCAGCCTTCGTCGATTTGCTCAAAACCGTCGTGACTGGCCAATAA
- the hemE gene encoding uroporphyrinogen decarboxylase: protein MQDRFLRACRRETVDTTPVWFMRQAGRALPEYRAIREQYGFMDICYQPELCAEVTLQPVRRLGVDAAIMFADIMTPLIATGVGVDLVESIGPVVANPIRTMADVSRIRPIEPEVDVPYISKSIHLLKVELGQIPLIGFAGAPFTLAAYLVEGKGSKNFLNTKALMYGSPNVWNALMERLADLTISYLRVKIAAGVDALQLFDSWVGCLSPHDYATFVQPYTARILKTLREETNIPLIHFGTNTTNLLPLMRNDGGSVLGADWRIPIDEAWELIGDDKAIQGNLDPAVLLGPWEYVREQAADILRRVNRRPGHIFNLGHGIHPQTPVANLERLVAFIHEH from the coding sequence ATGCAAGATCGATTTTTGCGAGCCTGTCGGCGCGAAACTGTGGATACCACCCCAGTTTGGTTTATGCGTCAGGCTGGCCGTGCGCTGCCCGAATACCGTGCCATCCGCGAGCAATATGGCTTTATGGATATTTGCTATCAGCCCGAATTGTGTGCTGAAGTAACCTTGCAGCCAGTGCGCCGCTTGGGCGTTGATGCAGCGATTATGTTTGCCGATATTATGACTCCGCTGATTGCGACTGGCGTGGGCGTTGATTTGGTTGAAAGCATTGGCCCTGTGGTTGCCAACCCCATTCGCACGATGGCCGATGTCAGCCGTATTCGACCAATTGAGCCAGAAGTTGATGTGCCTTACATTAGCAAATCGATTCATTTGCTCAAAGTTGAGTTGGGCCAAATCCCCTTAATTGGCTTTGCTGGCGCACCATTTACCTTAGCGGCCTACTTGGTCGAAGGCAAAGGCTCAAAGAATTTTCTGAATACTAAAGCGCTGATGTATGGCAGCCCCAATGTGTGGAATGCCTTGATGGAGCGCTTGGCCGACTTGACGATCAGTTATTTGCGGGTAAAAATTGCGGCTGGCGTTGATGCGTTACAACTATTCGATAGCTGGGTTGGCTGTTTAAGCCCCCACGATTATGCAACCTTTGTACAACCCTACACCGCTCGCATTTTGAAAACCCTGCGCGAAGAAACTAATATTCCATTAATTCACTTTGGCACCAACACCACCAACCTTTTGCCCTTAATGCGCAACGATGGTGGCTCGGTGCTCGGAGCCGATTGGCGGATTCCAATCGACGAGGCTTGGGAATTAATTGGCGATGACAAAGCCATCCAAGGCAATCTTGATCCAGCGGTTTTGCTGGGGCCATGGGAATATGTACGCGAACAAGCTGCCGATATTTTGCGCCGCGTCAATCGTCGCCCAGGCCATATTTTCAATCTTGGCCATGGCATTCATCCACAAACTCCGGTTGCCAATCTCGAACGCTTGGTGGCGTTTATTCACGAGCACTAG
- a CDS encoding chlorite dismutase family protein — MEDVKLPNSTEGQLFVQYTTFKAAPEWRRLPAAAREDLREQFAQVVEEAYPSIVTYAYSTIGFKLNSDLLLWRKGTSPIAMQEMTSRLLQTGIGAYFEQTNLYFGFTRPSNYTKRPTTQEQAIDLEDREPYLIVYPFTKTKEWYLMSRDARQGMMNEHIRVGHEYADVRQVLLYTTGIDDHEFIVAYETDSLPRFEELVIALRSTEARRYTLNDTPIITGVNRPIREALTMI, encoded by the coding sequence ATGGAAGACGTTAAATTGCCAAATTCCACCGAAGGCCAATTGTTTGTTCAATACACCACCTTCAAGGCTGCCCCAGAATGGCGACGCTTGCCCGCCGCAGCCCGCGAAGATTTGCGCGAACAATTCGCCCAAGTGGTCGAAGAGGCTTATCCTTCGATTGTGACCTATGCCTATAGCACAATTGGCTTTAAGCTCAACTCCGATTTGTTGCTGTGGCGCAAGGGCACGTCGCCAATCGCCATGCAAGAAATGACCAGTCGCTTGTTGCAAACTGGCATCGGCGCGTATTTTGAGCAAACCAACCTCTACTTTGGCTTTACTCGGCCTTCCAACTACACCAAACGCCCCACTACCCAAGAACAAGCGATCGACCTCGAAGATCGCGAACCGTATTTAATTGTTTATCCCTTTACCAAAACCAAAGAATGGTATTTGATGAGCCGCGATGCTCGCCAAGGCATGATGAACGAGCACATTCGCGTCGGCCACGAGTATGCTGATGTGCGCCAAGTCTTGCTCTACACCACTGGCATCGATGATCATGAATTTATTGTGGCTTATGAAACCGATAGCTTGCCACGCTTTGAAGAATTGGTGATTGCGTTGCGCTCAACTGAAGCACGCCGCTACACCCTCAACGATACGCCAATCATCACTGGGGTCAATCGGCCAATTCGCGAAGCCTTAACCATGATTTAG
- the hemA gene encoding glutamyl-tRNA reductase has translation MQLVVVGAHQRTAPISIRERIAFAEADLAQALSSLRQIAVEGFILSTCNRVELYALLEEADGGRSLRQFLAQHRSIDLDELMPHVYTYLDEDAVRHLFRVASGLDSMALGEAQILSQIKTAYNAAQQTELLGTTMHRLIQAALTTGKLVRTETQLAHAQLSVVSVGLSLARQHLDLTDRSVVIIGAGRTGELALKHYLEYTSNITLLSRTFERAVRLAEHHKVVAKPISELTTVLQASDVVISCTSSPELMLDFEQAQALQTQRQRQWVLLDLAVPRDIDRHVGALPEVWLYDVDDMQAICERNRASKAAEVAGAEAIVERELIKWQEWWLTQAVLPTIRALRAHAEAIRLAELERTLARLDLSEQQQQAVSALTSAIINKLLHQPMRAIKDTAASPQLAHAAQQLFRLDFEAI, from the coding sequence GTGCAACTGGTGGTTGTGGGGGCACATCAACGCACGGCCCCAATTTCAATTCGTGAGCGCATCGCCTTTGCCGAGGCCGATTTAGCTCAAGCCCTGAGCAGCCTACGCCAGATCGCCGTTGAAGGGTTCATCCTCTCAACCTGCAATCGGGTGGAGTTGTATGCCTTGCTGGAAGAAGCCGATGGCGGGCGTTCGTTACGCCAATTTTTGGCTCAGCATCGCTCAATCGATCTCGATGAACTCATGCCGCATGTCTACACCTATCTCGATGAGGATGCTGTGCGCCATTTGTTTCGGGTGGCTTCGGGCCTAGATTCGATGGCACTGGGCGAGGCTCAAATTTTGAGCCAAATTAAAACCGCCTATAACGCCGCTCAACAAACCGAGTTGCTGGGCACAACCATGCATCGTTTGATTCAGGCTGCCTTGACTACTGGTAAGTTAGTACGCACCGAAACTCAATTGGCTCATGCTCAATTATCAGTCGTTTCGGTTGGCCTTAGCCTCGCCCGTCAACACCTCGATCTCACTGATCGTTCGGTGGTGATTATCGGGGCCGGACGTACTGGCGAGTTGGCACTCAAACATTATTTGGAATATACCAGCAATATCACCCTGCTAAGCCGCACCTTTGAACGAGCAGTACGTTTGGCTGAACATCATAAGGTTGTAGCCAAGCCAATCAGCGAACTTACGACGGTGTTGCAGGCCAGCGATGTGGTAATTAGCTGTACGTCATCGCCTGAATTGATGCTTGATTTTGAGCAAGCGCAAGCGTTGCAAACTCAACGCCAACGCCAATGGGTACTGCTCGATTTGGCCGTGCCGCGCGATATTGATCGCCATGTTGGGGCGTTGCCTGAGGTTTGGCTCTACGATGTCGATGATATGCAGGCGATTTGCGAACGCAACCGCGCTAGCAAAGCTGCCGAAGTCGCTGGAGCCGAGGCCATCGTTGAACGCGAGTTGATTAAATGGCAGGAATGGTGGTTGACCCAAGCCGTGCTGCCAACGATTCGGGCCTTACGTGCGCATGCCGAGGCAATTCGTTTAGCCGAGCTTGAACGCACGCTCGCCCGTTTGGATCTTTCTGAGCAGCAGCAACAAGCAGTTTCGGCCTTGACCAGCGCGATTATCAATAAATTATTACATCAACCAATGCGGGCGATTAAAGATACTGCGGCCAGCCCACAGTTGGCCCACGCCGCCCAGCAATTATTCCGCCTCGATTTTGAGGCAATCTAA